From the Lactuca sativa cultivar Salinas chromosome 9, Lsat_Salinas_v11, whole genome shotgun sequence genome, the window ACTAATGTACTACATAAGTGAAATATAAAAAAGTtcaataataagaaaaaaaatactatatataattataaatatgaaattaaataatTCTTTGTATATAGAgatttatatattaaattttttGATTTCCAGTATGTATAAATCATTATATGAAGAATACCTAAACTAAATTGTTTTGCAATATTAAACTTCTTATATTTAGGGGTTTATATCAAGTGAAtttaaaagtaatacaaaaattataacaaaataaaatgttttataaagaaTACATGGAAAAAAAATATGACATTCACTTTTAAACTCCTTCAAAATTAGGATTAATatcaaatgaaataaaaaatactACGAAAAAATGAAATATAGTATCATTGTGCATAAATATATACAATCTACCAatcaaaaagtttctatttttattataattaggATACaccaattaataaatatataaattatatcaAAGAAGGCATAATCAACAACATAAATAACTCAAAATAAAAAACGTATTAATTAATGTTTCTAATATCAACAACATTATTTTGCTTTTGGTTTGAAAACATTTAGAAAACCAAACAAATacataaaatttgaataattaccCTCGAAGATCCGAAAAATCACATCTCCGGTGAAAGTTCATCGCGTGTTATAGCGATCAGTTCTTCGACATATCTCTGGTTATTTACTGAACGACGGCCGCCGGCTGATTAACACCGGTTTTCGATCCTTAAAGTTGATCTCGCTTCTTGAACCAAAGCTGTTCTTGCTGACAGTATACTACTGTTCCCTAAAGAAGAATCAAACACACTGCAATCTATCCAGTCATTAAGCAGATCTTCTTGACCCCATATGTCTGGAATCCAAACCCGACCCGCCATCTCCACGCGGTGCCTCTTTAGCCTCTCCCTTCCACACTCCTCCTCCTCCGCCGCCGCCGCTGCTGGTGGTGATGGTGACGGTGTTGAGATGGTACTTCTTCCGTCGTTGACGTCGTGTTCTCCATTGACAACCAGTGAAAAGGAAGAGCTTTTGTTCTCAAGATTGTTGAAGCCATGGTTGATTTTGAGATCTTGTGAAGACGAGGGTATAGAATGGGTGGTTTCAAGATTAGGGTTCTTGTGGGAGTCCATTTAAATGAAGGGGCGTCGTTGCTTGATCGTTtaatttgttgttgttgttgtttgtgtaTAGAAAAGAAGGAAATACGAACGGAGATATATTGTGTGGTAATAAGAGAGAGGTGGCGGTAGGGGGTGGGGTGCCAGAGTGGGGTGGGTGTTAATGCACGTCCACCTTTTCCGTCTGTTTTGTATGGTTCATGAAAATATATACTTCCGGTTCACCAATTACATTCCTTAGCAATTATAGCTTAATGTAAAgtcaatttataatttataaggtttaattaatgtaatttttttgTCTACATataataactatttttttaaaaGTCAATTATACTGATTTTATTATAAACATCCATTGTAATGTTTTTACTTGAAAATTACATAGACGTAACGGGTAAATGAGCAACAAATTGTACCGCAACCCTTTTTTAGATGacaaaactaatttttttaaaaataacatcTATAGATCTTGGAGTCATAACATTAcaatgcatgacccgttggactctattGAGTAGCTCCACAGTTTCTGGCGCAAGGAAACTGAAAGTATCAAATGTAAAATGTATAAAcctgtgttgattttccatgcacgctTTCTCATGTTTTGCTACTTTGCTTGATGCAACTTTTAAAGCAGCTTACCCCGCTGTGAAAACTCCACTCCCCAAGCCCACAAGAGGAGAGACCCCTGTTAGATCCACGCATGCATGTTTTTCTTTAGCCCATCCAAATACTGAAACATCAGCTGGTGTAAGTGTTGATCTTCCTTCCAATGTGTCAGTCAGAAAGTCAATTTAATTTTCTACAACAACAAAACTCATATATAGTTCATATAATCATCAAAAGATAATTTTGTTTAGAATGTCTAACACATACCCATTAAAtcttatttttaaacttttttattgTCCACAACAACCGTTAACCATTTAAAGGAGGGATATCTTTCCAATACCTTCGTACCGTTAGGACAAAAGGTCTTTGGTTACTAGATAATCTTTGATATATGCAAATGCAATGCTAGCCCACAATAATGAATGGGGTTAAAAGAAGGAGCAAATCAAAAAGCAATAAACATAAAATTGAAAAGACGATCCAGGTAATACAACAAAATTTTAATCGAGGAATAAATAAGGTGATAAATTTTATACCTAAACCTACATAAACCTAAACTTAGGAAGCTAAATACCTATGCTACTAGAATGAGCCATATGAAATTTAGGGTATTTGGTTTATGTTATTCGGATTTCAAATAAAAGAAATCTTGAGAAAAGTTCtagtattttattttaatttacgaaaaagtctcaaacttaaatttgtttacgaaaaagCATGAATTACCGGTTAAAATGACAATTTGACTCATTTTTTCCGGCTTATCGGTTTGGTTTCATTATTTACCTGGATTCATTAAagttattttaccctaatttatGAATAAGTTCCAAATTAAAATTTAGTGATTATTTGACCATTTTCTCCATGTAACATACATTTTATCGGTTTCATTGCTGACTTGGACACTTAGTCGTTAAATTAGCTCGTAAGATGGATACGATGGGTTATATAGTGCTACATTTactgtaaaatttgatatttatCTCATCAACTTATTTATGACTATGTATCTAGGTTAGCCATAAAACCAATAAAATGTGTGTttccatgaaaaaaaaaaacaggaaATGAGATGATGTCTGATGAGATGGATATATTGGGTTACATAAGATTAGATagacaatttgaaattttttataaacataaaaacaaCGAAATTGTTGCTAGTTTATGTAATTATTGTAATGTTCGTTGGATGCATTTTATATTCCAAAAAATATACAATGCATTAGGATATCAAATTTTATGGTAAACATAGAATTGCATGACCCAACATATCCATCTCATCAGCTCATTTAATGACTAGATGTCGAGGTCATCAATGAAACCGATAAAATGTATATGACAGGAAGAAAATGGTCAAATCATCATCAGATTTTAGTTTGGGACTTATTCATAAGTTAGagtaaaataatgagactttaataaAATCAGGTAAGTAATGAAACCGGTAAACCAGAAAAAAAAATGgtcaaatcgtcatttttactggtaattcatgttttttcataaataaattttAGTTTCAGACTTTTTTGTAAATTAGGTTAAATTTTAAGACTTTTTCGAAAATTTCCCTTCAAATAATAACCCGATGTGGTTAACcaaataagaatgattttattCGGTTTCAATTTGGTTAATTTCTTAATATATTGAATAAATCGAATTATTCCAATAGGAAATTAGATTAATACTTTACGGTTATAGAGTTTACTTTGTAATAAAACATACACCaagatacaaaaaaaaatatgtatgGAATTTATTTCCAAGCTGTCTATTCCTTTTTTACTTTGCCAAATTTTTATTGTTAGAGATATGTTCTTAATATTAAACTAACGTATGGTTTATGTAAAATTTTGGTTTATTCCACATCCTTTCTATCCAAAGAGAAATTTTAGAATTGGTTTGTATTTGGTTAACTCAACCAACCGAACCGAATAATCTAAAATTTattaaatcaaattttatttggtTTGGTTATGATTATTTTACAAAGATGTAAGAAATCGAGTCTAGTTTCTAGAGATTATGATATCAATCCATTTGGAGTTGTAGATTTGTTTTATACTCAAAACATTGTATATAGATCAATTTgaaaaattctaaaactctaataAAAATGAGCATAGACCTAAATgtaatattaaaactatatttgtGAAAGTAATAAACTTGAAAACATGTAGTGGAATGATTTTTTGTGTTATATTAGAGGAGGTCGTGATAACCCCAAGTGTTTACGAGATTTGAAGTGGGAAAAGCATTTTCATGACAAATGTGAGTTTTTCGTTCTAACTCACTAAGATGCATAGTCAAAACATGCATTTCGTAGATGATGATTTGATTCATTTAAGGATAAAATTGTTATTGGTTGAGTCTGGTTACGATGTGTTATTTGTGATCCTATTGTATGTTTGTTAGTTGATTGTCGTGTTTTAGGAATTAGATGGTATATTTATTCTATGATGATGAATTTGATGTATATAACATGCTAGCATAAGTTTATTTGGAAGACTGATGTATGAACATGTTTAGATGTTTTAAAACTGAATATGTTGCATGTTTTTATACTCATTTAGATTGTATGGTTTGCATGCTTTACATATATATGGCCGTTCCTGTAGGGTATGTGTAGTGGATTTAGATAGCATGATGAACTTTGCCTAAACCTTATCCAGATTATTTAGGATGCATAATAGGTTGAAATAGGACTTACAGGAAAATCTTAATCCACTATAAATTCTAGTTACACGATTTATATAGAAGATCTTATGACATGTGGTACTCGTGTACTACTGTGTCCGGGGACTGGAGTGATGTTCGTACATAGATGGCACTAGATTTAGCGTCACGTAGGATTGGGAGGTGCAATAGAGGTAACGACACCACTAGCACCGATCCTTAATCACATTGTGGAATACTTGTGTTCCGCAAAGTTAGAGTAGCGAAGTGGAGTCTCAGGGTTGGTGTTTCGGGTGGAAGTCATGAGCTACATAGAGCATTTGAATGGCTGTGGTCGTGTATACGAGTAGTGAACAAAGTGAGTCTCTTAGGATTGGATGTAATAAGAGACATTTGACTATAGAATATTATTTTGATGATAATAGATGATAATATATTAAATAGatgaaagaaaattttgatgatAATTGATGCCTATGTATTAATAGATGAATTATATATGAAAGACGAATATGATGATAATTGATGCTTGTGTAGTTATGTATTAATAGATGAAGTATAGATAAAAGACATATTTCATTATAATTGATGCTTATGTATTAATAGATGAATTATTGATGAAACATGGATTTGATGATAATTGATGCTTGTgtattaatatatgaatatgtatgtgtgtgatcgATTGATAATGATATATGGATGTTGCTATGTGATATTTTTATGTCACTAAATGCTTTAATCTGAATGATTGGCGCATTTGGGGAATTATATGTTTCCTTTTGACAATGCACAACCTATATTGAAATCACTTAGTAGGGGCAGACACTtgtttctcattttttttatgcatcttatgataGGTGCAGGCAGCTTATGAGATTATCATTGGTGAGAAGGGTTACTTTATGTGGTAGTTTTTCAGTTTAGATGATACCATTTTAGACACATTTTGATATTTTGTTTTTTAGTACATTTGCTTCTATTATGTTTTAAATGGTTTGGAGTTATGGTTTTGACTTTAAGgtagtttttaaaataaataccTAAGACTTCCATTGCATCTTTTGTTAAAAATGtcttaaattaaatgaaaatttttagggTGAAAATAACGGTGTTacacttagggtttctttctcccCTAAACAAATACGCCTCAAAACTTTTAGACCCTTCCAACAAGACCACTTGCAAACCTACATCCATACTAGTTAGCATTAAAGGGGAAAGCAAGTGTAACTATGCGTTCCATTTATGATGATCCACTATGTATTGTAGTCTTTTTGCGGCCCTATAATACCCAACCTTAACTGGCCACAACATCTCGTATACAGTCAAACAAATTTGTTTTTACATGCACACACCTTGGGAGAGATTAATATGGAAGCTCTTAAGCACATTTGCATTATATTTGACGCATTTTTAACTTTGGTATCAATAGTGTAAGTGTTAGTCTTCTCGACTTATTGACTATACATATGTTATTGGGTCGGATGTTGTAGCACTGGACGATCTATCTTTGATTATCGTCTTTTTCTTAATGACATATTATGTCATGGTCCTCCAGATGTCAAGCCACTATCTCACACTCCAATAGAGATGTTGCATACCAtggatgtaacatccggattcccagttacattaattattcatttattttggagattttggagagactcggcgagttgatacttagactcgccaagtagagtcgcgattttccatccgggttaatgaccggactcggcgagtccgcgctatttaatgaaacTCTAATTCCCGGGGAGttagacctatttaaaggctcttatggccttcaattgcggctaccagttgATAGAGAGAAACCCCAGAGTGTGTGaacgttttgagagagaaaggaagccatttttgatccttgtgtggggggttttgcaagaagaaggtggccaaggcaagaggaaactggagagggtgctattctgtggatttcagaGCTTAGGAATTTCATCTTGAGGTAAATATTCGATCCTCTTTCAGTTTTAGTGTAAgctttgagagttagggtttctagccccctTTTAGAGTATGAtttgtgaagcaaatggtcccttcTTGTATTGAGGCTTcgaatctggatccaaagagatcCAGAGACCTTAAATCCTTGATCTTTATTGAGTGTCATTGAGAGATATGAGTTTTGGAtggcatattgaggccatttcctcaaatagagccattgggtctttgcatgggcatcaagatccaaactttacgtgtttattatgatcaaggagggcagatctatgggttagaggaacagatctgacctcaggaggtcatttctgtagagcatggcatgaactcgccgagtcccaagaacagactcgacgagtagggctagggttttccaTAGTTCTCTCAGTgagtaacttgccgagttggtggaatgactcggtgagtcagagggaattagaggactggagttccaggcggaactcgccgagttcatcatgggactcgacgagttgagtcggggtagcctcgcgattcatgccaggtgtaactcgtcgagcaggggaaagactAGACGTGTCAAGCGAGACTCGAGAGATAGtcgacacgtgtagactcgtcgagtcgcccaagtgcactcgacgagtcgggttaaagtttgatcgttgacttttgttgacttttagggtttggtcaacaatggagccTTTGAGTtctgagaggggtaaaatggtcttttacccttccgagggtgccaagagagggttgagtctagtctcgagagttatatttatgagagtatttactttatgtgattaggtggaggctagaccatatttctaccgagtcagagatttactgagacatctgaggtgagtcttctcactatactttacctagagtggtaacagagttatgtgatagagatattattgttgggttttgagcattctaacactcctatggtgtaaatgcaaccctataaaccttggatctatgttttctttataatacacgcaaataagaactttccaaggctttaatcctaactagcatattatgaagttcttatactacaaagtactagttagatgacataccttttgatgtagcttgatgtcttcaagctttaagagcttagccccaatagtgtggaagcctcaaatggaatcacaaatcaccaaaacaccttggaagactttagagaatatggatacttggttctctctagtgaaattggctacccttcttagtgtaccacactagtgccaatttcaccaaccaaggacatctttatatagtgtggaggattagggttaaaccctaatacccatgacctttcatttcctaggatccatgggttaaacactccatggactatccatgaaagcttagcccaacctaaatgaacttggcccattccatatatataagagtccatatttaattagttccttttgatcacttaattaattataaattaattcttgatcaatactaattaaataatatgattccatattaatatatattagaacttataatatattaatattaatcataaacatactattctcaaaagattatccatataaattgtgtcggtgaagtgcaacccaaatggaccatgtcgggtcgggtcaactacataccaaatatagttatggacttagacattaatccaacaattatatgctatctatgtgatgtgtcgcactgcattatttctatgtgatttatgttgtgtgtatatcagagttaggaccggaaggtccacagagctaggaccagaggatccgcagagttagggcccaagggcccacaaagttatagcctcgagtggctaatatgtgctatatgtggtatttttagaaGTATGttccagtgtatttgtatgttatttatgtgttgagatttattatgatatgtgatatgcatgattcagagttatcagagttagggccagagggcccacagagagttgggactggagggtcccacagagacacactgaccagagggtcaacagagattATAGCCTCGAGAttctaatatgtgttagagtggtattttggggaactcactaagcttcgtgcttacagtgtttcaggttttctcagaatcacgagacggcaccggctcgattgtacacaccagaggaagcgtttgttttgaggatcctggttattaattgattaaacaaaagaggcatgtattgtaatttaaacataaaaacgagattttatgaaaagtgttaaagagataagtgattttaatttttaaaaatttgtttgaaaattttcggtgttataATGGAGTTGCTAATATAGTCTTGAAACCTACTCAATCTGAAATCTTCTACTTAAATTATCCATCCACGTCGCTCAAACAACGCTAGTATATTATGAGCATATTCGTATCATTTGTATATCTCGCAATCATGTttaatactagcatatggaacAAATTAAGATTGATATTCATTTTTTTCCGAGAACAAATGGAAAAAGGAAAAGTGTAAGTTTTGTATGTCCCATCAAGATATCAAATTTTCGACATCTACACCAGAAGTCTTTCCAAAGTTTTATTTAGAGACTTTGGAATAGTGTATCCATCCTCCTCCTACTTTGATTAAGAGCACCGACACTTCATtcaatgttggtgatttgttattatcaatattatttaagtgtaatgagattacttcgttgaccaaaagtgatcttgataaatattaaacaagtaaagaaTGTGTGGAGTACAcatttgtttaagtttgatcaagtttcaaagtacactgtcatttaagggcgaagcccctaaacgaacgggggtTCGAGGGCAGCGCCCTTGGGAgcgggtccaaggggcagagcccctggctaggGTCGAAAATCGGATTTTCAGAGAATTGACCATTGTTTGACCCTTATCCAAACTTCCGTTTTTATGTCAGTTTTTATAGTTTTATGACAGTTTGAAACTGTTatatgacagttttcagacaaagatCATAAAGTCGATTTTGGTCTCATTTCTGGTACATACGAAACTATCATCAAAACATTCTAAGTTTTTGTCGAGTCTTGTCCGATTAAATAATATTGGGATTACCACTcaaatactttaatctgaaagtgtttaACACAATTCTTAGAATTCCAAGTCTTTCTATACCCCAATCTCTAACATTCAACTCATAGAGAGTTGAATAGAGTGAAGGAGAGAGAATGTAAAAGCCAACAAATTTGCAAaggtaaatctctctctctctctctctctctctctctcatatcaaATTTAATCTATTGAACACTTATTGCACTCCCATTGTGGATGCCCTAGGGAGTGTATTTTACAGCAATGTTACATATTAGATTATTACCGTTCTTATCTAccataataaataagaatgattttaccacatgtcattctctcattcaattgaccacatgtcattttgttataattttgaaatatatttattttccacttgtcatttacttcattttttatttccaatatatcattaaaatttagtttccataaattaaacctatcataatgactattaatttcaaattttaaattttgaatttgaatttgaatttcaaataaatttatagtttacatttttgtatttaacattttgtcataatttaccgGTTTAGTACATGGATCTaataactaaacacataattataatttatttattttttgcatttttttcttccattttcagttatttcataattttaattcagataaatttctcatttaatcttttctatttaacattttgttttaaa encodes:
- the LOC111882595 gene encoding protein BIC1; amino-acid sequence: MDSHKNPNLETTHSIPSSSQDLKINHGFNNLENKSSSFSLVVNGEHDVNDGRSTISTPSPSPPAAAAAEEEECGRERLKRHRVEMAGRVWIPDIWGQEDLLNDWIDCSVFDSSLGNSSILSARTALVQEARSTLRIENRC